The proteins below come from a single Catenulispora sp. MAP5-51 genomic window:
- a CDS encoding ribonuclease domain-containing protein, protein MSTQRRLGLSWTKRLAVAVAATASALTVTVIASPAANATVYSSCNVSGCAAAASANSTWQSMNYPSSRGWYDWPNGECNYAGGTYYNDDGQLPAGDSFQEFDVNPRACGAHRDAVRIVVDMDTGEVWYSPDHYSDFYQL, encoded by the coding sequence ATGTCGACCCAGCGCCGCCTTGGCCTGTCCTGGACGAAACGCCTCGCCGTGGCCGTCGCCGCCACCGCGTCCGCCCTCACCGTCACCGTCATCGCCAGCCCCGCCGCCAACGCGACCGTGTACAGCTCGTGCAACGTCAGCGGCTGCGCCGCCGCGGCCTCGGCGAACTCGACCTGGCAGTCCATGAACTACCCGAGCTCGCGCGGCTGGTACGACTGGCCGAACGGCGAGTGCAACTACGCCGGCGGCACCTACTACAACGACGACGGCCAGCTGCCCGCCGGCGACAGCTTCCAGGAGTTCGACGTCAACCCGCGTGCGTGCGGCGCGCACCGCGACGCGGTGCGGATCGTCGTGGACATGGACACCGGGGAGGTGTGGTACTCGCCGGACCACTACAGCGACTTCTACCAGCTGTAG
- a CDS encoding CHAD domain-containing protein, whose protein sequence is MSLLTSLRAQAGALATLEPDVRDDRHDAVHKMRVAARTLRANLRTFQDVLPGEKKRLALVEELGWLGDALGPAREAEVLAERVLDLLERTPPEYVQGPVRERVEAVFALERESALGLVTEALDSPRYRRLLRNLEAYFASAKPGKDPDLSHLHRRVRKRMRAALPMPHGAERDTAMHDARKAARRARYAADAMGLPGAKPIKALQDVLGEEHDRVVAASALTDLAAGAHQAGENAFTYGVLIGLVRCDSRDFDKRVRKAWKAAKPSLK, encoded by the coding sequence ATGAGCCTGCTGACATCGCTGCGCGCCCAGGCCGGCGCGCTGGCCACGCTGGAACCGGACGTCCGCGACGACCGGCACGACGCCGTGCACAAAATGCGGGTCGCGGCCCGGACGCTGCGCGCGAACCTGCGGACGTTCCAGGACGTGCTGCCCGGCGAGAAGAAACGCCTGGCCCTGGTGGAGGAGCTGGGCTGGCTCGGCGACGCGCTCGGGCCCGCGCGCGAGGCCGAGGTGCTGGCCGAGCGGGTGCTGGACCTGCTGGAGCGCACGCCGCCGGAGTACGTCCAGGGCCCGGTGCGGGAGCGGGTCGAGGCGGTCTTCGCGCTGGAGCGGGAATCAGCACTCGGACTCGTGACCGAGGCCCTGGACTCGCCGCGCTATCGCAGGCTCCTGAGGAACCTCGAGGCGTACTTCGCATCGGCGAAGCCCGGCAAGGACCCCGACCTGTCGCACCTGCACCGGCGGGTCCGCAAGCGGATGCGCGCGGCACTGCCGATGCCGCACGGCGCCGAACGGGACACCGCGATGCACGACGCGCGCAAGGCCGCACGCCGGGCCCGCTACGCCGCCGACGCGATGGGGCTGCCTGGCGCCAAGCCGATCAAGGCGCTACAGGATGTGCTCGGCGAGGAGCACGACCGGGTGGTCGCCGCCTCGGCGCTCACCGACCTGGCCGCCGGCGCGCACCAGGCCGGAGAGAACGCGTTCACCTACGGGGTGCTGATCGGGCTGGTGCGCTGCGATTCGCGGGACTTCGACAAGCGGGTGCGCAAGGCCTGGAAGGCTGCGAAGCCGAGCCTGAAGTAG
- a CDS encoding PQQ-binding-like beta-propeller repeat protein, whose product MGKQVQGKASQSSQSSQASQGDLAGPGESTTRDRRRSAGAALLLAAGLAIGFAVAMNILGWHAAVSGPHIGACHARGPKSGCALSPGFPSIFFLAIGPFFVIGALLSAAVKWWPTSLRKRLPFAILAAGAVIGMLPGVFVYHWQRTGEASLSIGGLHVPHVRWAAAPDRPSTVSAVGAWADGQTVVRVRTDAVIAYAAGDGHVEWTFPIPGQDTVCAVSRTVSEHIGLVAYRADGQPCTEVAGIDLQTGRQLWTVDREASAFSDLLTTYSDDIAVAGDAAFLREDHGIRAVSLRDGTPRWRSTATDSCAEDAVAADASLVLTIEGCGSGGETVALDAGTGAVRWEAKLSVPGTLNAREVLSVDPAVVHVSDQASRPVDLVVSYDAQGRQRTAIPTAQPDEDIVVVEPTAAQLQNAPAPRAVVTDGLLITPVTLAGGNDQMAAFSLADGQRVWQNAADSEDGQWTSSNPVATDLQPDGLYVATPGWDRPRIVRLDPGTGRVTMAYVISGDNRFGWGGGGLFVVDGDYVQVAVDGTGDDHRPIAMWR is encoded by the coding sequence ATGGGGAAGCAGGTTCAGGGCAAGGCATCGCAGTCATCGCAGTCATCGCAGGCATCACAGGGAGACCTCGCGGGGCCGGGGGAATCGACGACGCGCGACCGGCGGCGGTCGGCCGGGGCCGCCCTCTTACTGGCTGCCGGCCTGGCGATCGGCTTCGCTGTGGCGATGAACATCCTCGGCTGGCATGCCGCGGTCTCCGGGCCGCATATCGGCGCGTGCCACGCTCGGGGGCCGAAGTCGGGGTGCGCCTTGTCGCCCGGGTTCCCGTCGATCTTCTTCCTGGCCATCGGCCCGTTCTTCGTGATCGGCGCCCTCTTGTCGGCTGCCGTGAAGTGGTGGCCGACTAGCTTGCGCAAGAGGCTCCCCTTCGCGATCCTCGCCGCCGGTGCCGTCATCGGCATGCTCCCCGGCGTGTTCGTCTATCACTGGCAGCGGACCGGCGAGGCCAGCCTTTCGATCGGCGGCCTGCACGTGCCGCATGTCCGGTGGGCCGCCGCGCCGGACCGGCCGTCGACGGTCTCCGCGGTGGGCGCCTGGGCGGACGGCCAGACGGTCGTCCGTGTACGGACCGACGCGGTCATCGCCTACGCCGCCGGTGACGGACACGTCGAATGGACCTTCCCGATCCCCGGCCAAGACACCGTGTGCGCCGTCAGCCGCACCGTGTCCGAGCACATCGGACTGGTCGCCTATCGGGCCGACGGGCAGCCGTGCACGGAGGTCGCGGGCATCGATCTGCAGACCGGCAGGCAGCTGTGGACCGTCGACCGTGAAGCCTCAGCGTTCTCCGACCTCCTCACGACGTACTCCGACGACATCGCCGTCGCCGGGGATGCCGCCTTCCTGAGGGAGGACCACGGGATCCGGGCCGTCTCGCTCCGCGACGGGACGCCGCGCTGGCGCAGCACGGCGACGGATTCCTGTGCCGAGGACGCGGTGGCGGCTGATGCGAGCCTGGTGCTGACCATCGAAGGCTGCGGCTCCGGCGGGGAGACGGTCGCGCTCGACGCGGGGACCGGAGCCGTCCGCTGGGAGGCGAAGCTGTCGGTTCCGGGCACCTTGAACGCGCGGGAGGTGCTGTCCGTGGATCCCGCGGTCGTGCACGTGTCCGATCAGGCGTCGCGGCCCGTGGACCTCGTCGTCTCCTACGACGCGCAGGGCCGTCAACGTACTGCGATCCCGACCGCCCAGCCGGACGAGGACATCGTGGTCGTCGAGCCCACGGCCGCTCAGCTCCAGAACGCACCGGCCCCGCGCGCCGTGGTCACGGACGGCCTTCTGATCACTCCGGTGACGCTCGCCGGCGGCAACGACCAGATGGCCGCGTTCTCGCTGGCGGACGGACAGCGCGTCTGGCAGAACGCGGCGGACAGCGAGGACGGGCAGTGGACGTCCTCGAATCCAGTGGCGACGGACCTTCAGCCGGACGGACTGTACGTCGCCACGCCGGGCTGGGACCGTCCGCGGATCGTCCGGCTGGACCCGGGCACGGGACGCGTCACGATGGCCTACGTCATCTCCGGCGACAACAGGTTCGGGTGGGGCGGCGGCGGCCTGTTCGTCGTCGACGGCGATTACGTGCAGGTAGCCGTGGATGGCACCGGCGACGACCACCGGCCCATCGCGATGTGGCGCTAG
- a CDS encoding flavodoxin family protein, giving the protein MATLLIVHHTPSPTLQAMFEAVLAGATDDQIEGVTVVRRPALAATAVDVLNADAVIVGTPANIGYMSGALKHFFDQVYYPCLDATKKLPYAAYVHGNNDTAGALRAIESIAGGMGWERVFRPVTVTGEASKADLEACWELGATVAAGLME; this is encoded by the coding sequence ATGGCCACGCTGCTGATCGTCCACCACACGCCCTCTCCTACCCTTCAGGCGATGTTCGAGGCCGTCCTCGCGGGCGCGACCGACGACCAGATCGAAGGCGTGACCGTGGTGCGGCGCCCGGCCCTGGCCGCCACGGCGGTGGACGTCCTGAATGCCGACGCGGTGATCGTGGGGACGCCGGCGAACATCGGCTACATGAGCGGCGCCCTGAAACACTTCTTCGACCAGGTCTACTACCCGTGCCTGGACGCGACGAAGAAGCTCCCGTACGCCGCTTACGTCCACGGCAACAACGACACCGCCGGCGCGCTGCGGGCGATCGAGTCGATCGCCGGCGGCATGGGGTGGGAGCGGGTGTTCCGGCCGGTGACGGTGACCGGGGAGGCTTCGAAGGCTGATCTGGAGGCGTGCTGGGAGTTGGGGGCGACGGTCGCGGCGGGGCTGATGGAGTGA